A portion of the Pirellulales bacterium genome contains these proteins:
- a CDS encoding four helix bundle protein, translating into MEFGVMEFGGVELPFFCVLIFLRCTMGLKSYRDLEVWKVAMEIAVEIRQYSEKIPKSELFGLTSQIRSAALSIPSNIAEGYATGKTRVWLRHLAIAGGSLVEVETQLIYSQRVKLGNRDLAKQLYLKLQQLGKQLRKLRSSLQKKDANSKRKK; encoded by the coding sequence GTGGAGTTTGGAGTAATGGAGTTTGGAGGAGTGGAGTTGCCGTTTTTTTGTGTTCTTATTTTCTTGAGGTGTACTATGGGATTAAAAAGTTATCGTGACTTGGAAGTCTGGAAAGTTGCAATGGAGATTGCGGTGGAGATTCGCCAGTACTCGGAGAAAATTCCCAAGTCGGAACTTTTTGGGTTAACCTCCCAGATTCGTAGCGCGGCTTTGTCCATACCCTCTAATATCGCCGAGGGTTACGCAACGGGAAAAACCCGTGTTTGGCTGCGGCATTTGGCAATCGCCGGGGGCTCATTGGTCGAGGTTGAGACTCAACTCATCTATTCCCAAAGAGTAAAACTGGGGAATAGGGATTTAGCAAAGCAGCTTTATCTCAAGCTACAGCAGTTAGGTAAGCAACTGCGTAAACTGCGTTCGTCTTTGCAAAAAAAGGATGCGAATTCCAAACGAAAAAAGTAA
- a CDS encoding protein kinase → MSDRDPLDLLAEEFAARCRRGESPTLREYAERYPELASELAEMLPAVALLERCKLSDVVTGDAAPPRQIGDYRLIREIGRGGMGVVYEALQESLGRRVAIKILPAHFLQNSARVARFQREARAAARLHHTNIVPIFGVGSEQELHYYVMQLIPGQGLDRCILARRQKSGKINEKSAPATERPGQRDTRASTPISSTDAPVESRELDFSPAPLSSRQSWERALRMQEIDPPKYVCELGMSAYLRQIASWGSQIAEALDYAHQQGTLHRDLKPANVLIDQEGLAWLTDFGLAKVVNDSELTATGDIIGTLQYLAPECLQHAPATPQSDVYGLGMTLYEAFTFRAPYTVTQPVALLKQISETSPPPPRQANPAISRDLETIILKAISREPKQRYATAGELAADLHNFLNGRPITARRSSFVTIAWHWCRRNQLTSGLIFAALASLVLAAVVGWIGYWQTTSALSRESVLRYQAEVATQSADRNVRLSLAAFEDLFQKFSDSPGEYRAAWLEELLRPAPALRLADALRDGLLEQRNSAEEAEILTGILDFYQKFASQNITHGALQSEAIRAYHRVAQIQRRLGRTEQARAALATARELWDELIPAEQQQTAWQREWVQVLIDSAQLANAADPQAAQTPLAWATTAVQMAEGLARREGTRLNRALLAQALVQRALCRDKSGDWRRASEDFSRAEQLAEELVRQRPQFQLELAALRLLYAQAKIRHQSATEAETLLRQSIRAIQREISPPLQLPPLALQGLVRLEVEHWLALAEIYRAVPDVVKEREALEQARLATRRPLQPARRLRPRPGE, encoded by the coding sequence ATGTCCGATCGCGATCCCCTTGATCTCCTGGCCGAGGAATTCGCCGCGCGGTGCCGCCGCGGAGAATCGCCCACACTGCGCGAATACGCCGAGCGCTACCCCGAACTGGCCAGTGAACTGGCGGAAATGCTCCCCGCGGTGGCCCTACTCGAACGCTGCAAGCTATCTGACGTCGTCACCGGCGACGCTGCCCCGCCCCGGCAAATCGGCGATTATCGCCTCATTCGCGAAATCGGCCGCGGCGGCATGGGCGTGGTCTACGAGGCCCTGCAAGAATCGCTGGGCCGTCGGGTCGCCATCAAGATCTTGCCCGCCCATTTTCTGCAGAATAGCGCCCGTGTGGCGCGGTTTCAGCGTGAAGCGCGGGCGGCCGCCCGGCTGCACCATACAAATATCGTGCCGATCTTTGGCGTCGGCAGTGAACAAGAGCTGCATTATTATGTGATGCAATTAATTCCGGGCCAGGGACTCGATCGGTGCATTCTTGCGCGGCGGCAAAAGAGCGGAAAGATAAACGAGAAGTCCGCTCCTGCCACCGAGCGCCCGGGACAGCGGGACACCAGGGCGTCCACCCCGATTTCTTCCACCGACGCGCCCGTGGAATCGAGAGAACTTGATTTTTCTCCGGCTCCGCTTTCTTCCCGGCAATCCTGGGAGCGGGCCTTGCGGATGCAGGAAATTGATCCGCCCAAGTATGTATGTGAGTTGGGCATGTCCGCGTATTTGCGGCAAATTGCCAGTTGGGGATCACAGATTGCCGAAGCGCTGGATTATGCGCATCAACAGGGAACGCTGCATCGCGATCTCAAGCCCGCCAATGTATTGATTGACCAGGAGGGACTGGCATGGCTGACGGATTTTGGCCTAGCTAAGGTGGTCAACGATAGCGAGCTAACGGCGACGGGAGACATCATTGGCACGTTGCAATATCTGGCTCCGGAATGCCTGCAGCACGCCCCCGCGACGCCGCAAAGCGATGTGTATGGGCTGGGGATGACGTTGTACGAGGCATTCACCTTTCGCGCGCCGTACACGGTGACGCAGCCAGTCGCTTTGCTCAAACAAATTAGCGAGACTTCGCCACCGCCGCCTCGGCAGGCCAACCCCGCGATTTCCCGCGACCTAGAGACCATTATCCTGAAGGCCATCTCCCGCGAACCGAAGCAGCGATATGCCACGGCGGGAGAACTAGCGGCGGATTTGCACAATTTTTTGAACGGGAGGCCGATTACCGCGCGGCGCAGTTCGTTCGTTACGATAGCCTGGCACTGGTGCCGCCGCAATCAGCTTACCTCCGGCTTGATCTTTGCCGCGTTGGCTTCGTTGGTGCTGGCGGCGGTGGTGGGGTGGATCGGCTATTGGCAAACGACCTCCGCCCTTTCGCGCGAATCCGTTTTGCGGTATCAGGCCGAAGTCGCCACGCAAAGCGCTGATCGCAATGTGCGGCTCTCGCTAGCCGCCTTTGAAGACCTGTTTCAAAAATTTAGCGACAGCCCGGGCGAATATCGCGCCGCGTGGCTGGAAGAACTGCTGCGTCCGGCCCCTGCCCTACGTCTGGCCGATGCCCTCCGTGATGGTCTTTTGGAACAAAGAAATTCCGCCGAGGAAGCCGAAATTTTGACCGGTATCCTGGACTTTTACCAAAAATTCGCCTCTCAAAACATCACCCACGGCGCGCTGCAAAGCGAGGCGATTCGCGCGTACCACCGCGTGGCGCAAATTCAGCGCCGCCTAGGCCGGACCGAGCAAGCCCGCGCCGCCCTGGCCACGGCGCGGGAGTTGTGGGACGAATTAATCCCCGCCGAACAACAACAGACCGCTTGGCAGCGGGAATGGGTGCAGGTGCTGATCGATTCAGCCCAATTGGCCAATGCCGCCGACCCACAGGCTGCGCAAACCCCCCTGGCCTGGGCGACGACAGCCGTGCAAATGGCGGAGGGACTGGCGCGGCGGGAAGGGACTCGTCTTAACCGCGCGCTGTTGGCGCAGGCCCTGGTGCAGCGGGCGTTATGCCGGGATAAATCGGGGGACTGGCGGCGGGCGAGTGAAGATTTTTCACGGGCGGAACAACTGGCGGAAGAGCTCGTGCGGCAGCGGCCCCAGTTTCAATTAGAGTTGGCAGCGCTGCGGCTGTTATACGCCCAGGCAAAAATTCGCCATCAGTCCGCGACGGAGGCGGAAACGCTATTACGTCAATCGATCCGCGCGATTCAGCGGGAAATAAGCCCGCCTTTGCAATTGCCGCCGCTGGCATTGCAGGGTTTGGTAAGGCTAGAGGTGGAGCACTGGCTGGCCTTGGCGGAGATATACCGCGCTGTGCCGGACGTGGTCAAAGAGCGCGAGGCGCTGGAGCAAGCGCGGCTGGCGACGCGTCGTCCCCTGCAACCCGCCCGGCGGCTGCGACCCCGCCCGGGGGAATAA
- a CDS encoding sigma-70 family RNA polymerase sigma factor, producing MHSPVADEELLAKLAAGDRDSLAQLFDRQRPALRRMIELRVDPRLAGRVSPSDILQEAYIDAQERLPHFLSKPGFSIGVWLRLITGQCLIDVHRQHLGAQMRAAGREQSWEQAYAPAASSLCLAEQFAARIATPSQFAVQAELVRQLETALASLEPLDREVLTLRHFEELSNNEVAELLGLQKQAASKRYVRALARLQAALGE from the coding sequence ATGCACAGTCCCGTGGCGGATGAAGAGTTACTAGCCAAGCTCGCGGCGGGAGACCGCGACTCGCTGGCGCAGTTGTTTGATCGTCAACGTCCCGCCCTGCGGCGCATGATCGAGCTGCGGGTCGATCCCCGGCTGGCGGGGCGGGTGTCCCCCTCCGACATTTTGCAAGAGGCGTACATCGACGCGCAAGAGCGGTTGCCCCACTTTTTAAGCAAGCCCGGGTTTTCCATCGGCGTCTGGCTGCGGCTGATCACGGGGCAATGCCTGATTGACGTGCATCGGCAACACCTGGGGGCGCAGATGCGCGCCGCGGGGCGCGAACAGTCGTGGGAACAGGCCTACGCGCCGGCGGCCAGTTCGCTTTGTCTGGCCGAGCAATTTGCCGCGCGCATCGCCACGCCCAGCCAGTTTGCGGTCCAAGCGGAGCTAGTGCGCCAGTTAGAGACGGCTCTGGCGTCCTTGGAACCGCTGGACCGCGAAGTGTTGACGCTAAGGCACTTTGAGGAATTATCTAATAACGAAGTGGCGGAGCTACTGGGCCTGCAAAAGCAAGCCGCCAGCAAGCGCTACGTCCGGGCCCTGGCGCGATTGCAAGCGGCGTTGGGAGAGTGA